Proteins found in one Haemorhous mexicanus isolate bHaeMex1 chromosome 23, bHaeMex1.pri, whole genome shotgun sequence genomic segment:
- the PPIH gene encoding peptidyl-prolyl cis-trans isomerase H isoform X2 codes for MSNLLQGHEASPSCPVLCSLGAEPDPHMTTSSYQRVVESKKVPSGLLFSRLSPSSSLSCFLCSRPFHSSILFSRHTPAPQCLFRREAPRTDSRTRGASPQLGGHCPGSTGHAVAGTAHVLLASLPIWAQLSSCSAGVCPGGQGDERASLPSRAAVYAGESELDGTTDATRIPQTRSGRTTHIPDIPDNLTPTSRPSRLSSAFPLPSPFPLPAVVVAMSALAANPNNPVVFFDVTIGGQEVGRMKIELFADVVPKTAENFRKDGVPIGYKGSTFHRVIKDFMIQGGDFVNGDGTGVASIYRGPFADENFKLKHSAPGLLSMANSGPSTNGCQFFITCSKCDWLDGKHVVFGKIVDGLLVMRKIENVPTGPNNKPKLPVVISQCGEM; via the exons ATGTCCAACCTCCTGCAAGGACATGAGGCCagtccctcttgtcctgtcctttgttccctgggagcagagcctgaccctcaCATGACTACATCCTCCTACCAGAGGGTTGTGGAAAGCAAGAAAGTCCCCTCgggcctccttttctccaggctgagtccttccagttccctcagctgtttcttgtgctccagacccttccacAGTTCCATTCTCTTTTCTAGACATACTCCTGCCCCACAATGTCTTTTTCGTAGAGAAGCACCAAGAACTGACTCCAGGACTAGAGGTGCCTCACCACAGCTGGGCGGTCACTGCCCTGGTTCCACTGGCCACGCTGTGGCTGGTACAGCTCACGTGCTATTGGCCTCCTTGCCCATCTGGGCACAACTGAGCTCATGTTCAGCCGGCGTGTGCCCGGGGGGGCAGGGAGATGAACGGGCAAGCCTTCCCAGCCGAGCAGCGGTCTACGCTGGGGAGTCCGAGCTGGATGGAACTACGGACGCCACCCGGATACCACAGACACGGTCTGGACGCACCACACATATCCCAGACATCCCGGACAACCTCACCCCCACCTCCCGCCCGTCTCGCCTTTCGTCGGCGTTTCCACTTCCGTCGCCATTTCCGCTTCCTGCAGTGGTAGTCGCAATGTCGGCGCTGGCAGCGAATCCCAACAACCCCGTGGTTTTCTTCGATGTAACCATCGGCGGGCAG GAGGTCGGTCGCATGAAGATCGAGCTGTTCGCAGATGTTGTACccaaaacagcagagaacttCAG GAAAGATGGTGTCCCTATAGGTTATAAAGGAAGCACTTTCCACAG GGTAATAAAGGATTTCATGATCCAAGGAGGTGACTTCGTAAAT GGAGACGGCACTGGTGTAGCCAGTATATATAGAGGTCCTTTTGCAGATGAAAACTTCAAGCTGAAACATTCTGCTCCTGGCCTGCTTTCTATG GCAAACAGTGGTCCGAGTACCAATGGCTGCCAGTTCTTCATCACGTGCTCCAAGTGTGACTGGTTGGATGGGAAACATGTTGTGTTTG GTAAAATTGTCGATGGGCTGTTGGTCATGAGAAAAATTGAA AACGTGCCTACGGGTCCCAATAACAAACCCAAGTTGCCAGTTGTGATCTCTCAGTGTGGAGAAATGTGA
- the PPIH gene encoding peptidyl-prolyl cis-trans isomerase H isoform X1 → MSALAANPNNPVVFFDVTIGGQEVGRMKIELFADVVPKTAENFRQFCTGEFRKDGVPIGYKGSTFHRVIKDFMIQGGDFVNGDGTGVASIYRGPFADENFKLKHSAPGLLSMANSGPSTNGCQFFITCSKCDWLDGKHVVFGKIVDGLLVMRKIENVPTGPNNKPKLPVVISQCGEM, encoded by the exons ATGTCGGCGCTGGCAGCGAATCCCAACAACCCCGTGGTTTTCTTCGATGTAACCATCGGCGGGCAG GAGGTCGGTCGCATGAAGATCGAGCTGTTCGCAGATGTTGTACccaaaacagcagagaacttCAG GCAGTTTTGTACAGGTGAATTCAG GAAAGATGGTGTCCCTATAGGTTATAAAGGAAGCACTTTCCACAG GGTAATAAAGGATTTCATGATCCAAGGAGGTGACTTCGTAAAT GGAGACGGCACTGGTGTAGCCAGTATATATAGAGGTCCTTTTGCAGATGAAAACTTCAAGCTGAAACATTCTGCTCCTGGCCTGCTTTCTATG GCAAACAGTGGTCCGAGTACCAATGGCTGCCAGTTCTTCATCACGTGCTCCAAGTGTGACTGGTTGGATGGGAAACATGTTGTGTTTG GTAAAATTGTCGATGGGCTGTTGGTCATGAGAAAAATTGAA AACGTGCCTACGGGTCCCAATAACAAACCCAAGTTGCCAGTTGTGATCTCTCAGTGTGGAGAAATGTGA